CTGCGGGGGAGGCGGCGTCGGTGGACGCCCCTCCGCCGACGGCGTGGGAGCCTCCGGTCAGCGCGTCGTCACCCGGTGTCGCGGCGGTGTCGTCGGGATTGCTGGTGCTGTGGTTGCCGGTCATGCGAACGCCAACTCCTTCTTGTTACCCAGGACGCCCTGCGGCCTGAAGACCATGAGCAGCATCAGGGCCACACCCACGAGGATGTAGCGGAGCTGACCCGCCTGTGAGTTGGACAGGAACGTGATGGCGCCGACCTCGATCGCGCCGTACAGGAGTCCCTGCGTCAACGAGAGCACTACCCAGAAGATCATCGCCCCGATGACCGGTCCGAGGACAGTGGCCATGCCGCCGAGGAGGAGGCAGGTGTAGAGGAAGAAGGTGAGTTCCGTCGCGTAGTTCGCGGGCTGCACGGCGCCGCGGGGCAGCGTGAAGATGATGCCCGCGAGGGAGCCGAGGACACCGCCGATCACGAGGGCCTGCATCTTGTAGGCGTAGACGTTCTTGCCGAGCGAGCGCACCGCGTTCTCGTCCTCCCGGATGCCCTTCAGCACGCGGCCCCAGGGGCTGCGCATGAGGAGCCAGACCACGAGGCAGGCGATGATGACGACGGTCCAGCCGACGATGCGGATCCAGAAGTCGCGCTCGTTCATGCCGAGCGGACCGATGTGGTAGGTGCCGGGCGGGAACGGGTTGAGCCCGTAGAAGCCGCCCTCGAACGCCGCGAGTCCGTTGGCGGAGCCCGTGATGTCGGTGAGCCCGTTGGTCGTCACGATGTAGCGGATGATCTCCGCCGCCGCGATGGTCACGATGGCGAGGTAGTCCGCCCTGAGCCGGAGTGTGGGGATGCCGAGCACGATCGCGAAGACCACCGAGGACAGCAGCGCGACGAGGACCGCCACGGGCAGGGGGGCGTTGAAGCTGAGCGTCGAGATGGCGTACCCGTAGGCACCGACGGCCATGAAGCCGGCCTGGCCGAAGTTCAGGAGGCCGGAGTAGCCGAAGTGGACGGCGAGGCCGAGCGCGGCGAGCGCGTAGGCCGCCGTCGTCGGGCTGATCAGTTCGCCGAAGGCGTTGACGAGGATGTTTCCGAAGTCCATGGGGAGCCCCTAACCTATGCGCTCTCGGCGGCCGAGGATACCCTGCGGCCGGAACAGGAGCACGAGAATCATGATCAGCAGCGCTCCCACGTACTTGAGGTCTGCTTCGAGCCAGATCGTGGAGATCTCCACGAACAGCCCGACGATGATGGAACCGACGAGCGCGCCGAAGACGGTGCCCAGTCCGCCGAGGGTGACACCGGCGAAGATGAGCAGCAGGATCTGCTGGCCCATGTTGTAGGACACGCCCGGCCGGTAGTAGGCCCAGAGGATGCCGCCGAGGGCCGCGAGCATCCCGCCGACGACCCAGACGATGCGGATGACGCGGTCCACGTCGATGCCGGAGGCGGCGGCGAGCGCGGGATTGTCCGCGACGGCGCGCGTGGCCTTGCCGATGCGCGTGCGCAGCAGCAGGAACGCGACCGCGAGGATGACCACGAGGCTCACGATGAGCGAGGTCAGGTTGTTGCGCGAGATGGAGACCGACCCGAGGTCGATGATCTGGCTCTGCGAGCCCGGCAGCTGCTGGGTGGCCCCGCCGAAGAAGAACTGGATGATGTACCGCAGGGCCAGTGCGAGGCCGATGCTGACGATCATCATGGGGACCAGGCCCGTGCCGCGCCGCCGCAGGGGCTTCCAGAGCCCGGCGTCCTGCACGTAGCCGAGCAGCCCGCCGCCGAGGACGGCCAGGACGATCGAGACGGCGATCGGGAGGCCGGCACCCGCGAAGGCGAACGCGAGGACGGCACCGAGGGTGACCATCTCGCCGTGGGCGAAGTTGGTCAGGCCCGTGGTGCCGAAGATCAGTGAGAGTCCGACGGCGCTGAGGGCGAGGAGGAGGCCGAAGCTGAAACCGGCCAGGGCGCGCTCGGCGAGGGTCTCCAGGAACGAGGTCTTCTGCGTGACGATGCCCTCGCCGAACAGGAACAGAGTCGTGGCGCTGGAGGTGTTGGCGAAGGTGACCTGGCGCGGGTTCTCCTGCCCCTCGGCGAGGGCGATGCCCTCGGGGAGGGTGTCCTCGTCGATGGCCACCTCGTAGGTGCCCTGCTCGGGCACCCCGATGCTCCAGGCACCGTTGGCTCCGGACGTGGCTTCCCCTTCGAAGCCGTTGCCGGTCGCGGTCACGGTGACGTCGGCGATGGGGCCGTCGGCCCCGCGGAGGACGCCGCCGATCCGGTTGTCGAATTCGGCGGCCTGGACGGTGCCCGCGCTCTGGGCCTGGAGCACGGTGACGTGCTGTGCCGGGGCGGGCGGTTCGGGGGACGCCTGCGCCGCGGGGGCGCCGAGCAGCACGATCGTCAGAAGGCCGAGCACCAGGAGCAGCGACCTCCTGATCCGTGCAGGCGTCGATAGGGTGATCAAGATGGGAACCTCCACGGTGGGGGCAGGCCCGACGGCAGCCGCCGGGATCAACAGTTGTGACGAGTGTCACGGACGTGGGTGTCATGTTACTAGCGGCATGTTTCGCCATTTCGCAAAAGCATCCCGGCAAGGTAGCAATTCGGTAACGAATGTTTTACCAAGGGCCCTTTGCAGTTGAAATTCCGCATCCGGCGACCCCCGTCCGGAGCGATCCGTCCGGGAACAAAACAGGGTAGGAACCGTTGGAATTGGTAGGGTTGGACGAACACGCAGCCCCCTACTGGAGGACTAACTCACAATGGCACTTGGCGGCAATCCGGTATTCAACGGAAAGAACTTCCGTTCCGCTACCCGGGGCAACGAGACCGCGGGTTTCGGGACCATGACCTACGGCGGCACGGCCGTCGCGAACCAGCAGCAGCTGGAGCACATGTACAACCAGCCGTCGGCCGGCCCCGCGGAGACCGGGCGCATGACCTTCGACGACGTCATCGTCAAGACGCTGCTCTGCCTCGGCTTCGTGCTCGTGGGTGCTGCCATCCCGGCGTTCCTCGTACCGGGCCTCGCCCTCCCCCTCATGGTGGTCGGCGCGCTCGGCGGGTTCGTGCTCGGTCTCGTCAACTCGTTCAAGCGTGAGCCCTCACCCGCGTTGATCCTCGCCTACGCCGGGCTCGAGGGCCTTTTCCTCGGCGGACTGACCATGTTCCTCGAGTCGATGTATCCCGGTATCGCCGTGCAGGCGGTCCTCGGCACCCTCGTGGTGTTCGGCGTGACGCTCGCCCTCTTCAAGAGCGGCAAAGTCCGCGCGACGCCGAGGGCGATGAAGTTCTTCATGATCGCGCTCATCAGCTACGCGGCCTTCTCGCTGCTGAACCTCGGCCTCATGGTCTTCGGCGTGAACGACGACCCGTGGGGCCTCCGGGGCGCCGACTTCCTCGGGACGGGCATCCCGTTCGGCGTCGTCATCGGCATCCTGGCCATCGGCCTCGCGGCCTTCTCGCTCATCATCGACTTCACCTCCATCAGCGAGGGTGTGCGGCAGGGTGCGCCGCAGCGCTACTCGTGGACCGCTGCCTTCGGGCTGACCGTCACCCTCGTGTGGCTGTACGTCGAGATCCTGCGCCTGCTCGCGATCCTTCGCGGCGACGACTAGCAGTCCCGGGCGCCCCGGCGTCCTGAGACGGAAGAGACCCGCAACCACCGGTTGCGGGTCTCTTCCGTTCTCGCCCCGGATCAGGCGATGCGTGCCGCTCCCGCACCGGGCAGGACGCTGAAGATGACCGGGGCGCGGAAGCCCGCGGCGGCGAAGGCGCTCTCGACGGCCGAGCGGATGGCCGGGACGTCGTCCACCCGTGCCAGGGCGATCGCCGCGCCGCCGAAACCGCCGCCGGTCATGCGGGCACCGAGGGCGCCGGCCTCGAGCGACGCCTCCACGGCGGCGTCCAGTTCGGCGCAGGAGATCTCGAAGTCGT
This genomic interval from Arthrobacter agilis contains the following:
- a CDS encoding branched-chain amino acid ABC transporter permease, encoding MDFGNILVNAFGELISPTTAAYALAALGLAVHFGYSGLLNFGQAGFMAVGAYGYAISTLSFNAPLPVAVLVALLSSVVFAIVLGIPTLRLRADYLAIVTIAAAEIIRYIVTTNGLTDITGSANGLAAFEGGFYGLNPFPPGTYHIGPLGMNERDFWIRIVGWTVVIIACLVVWLLMRSPWGRVLKGIREDENAVRSLGKNVYAYKMQALVIGGVLGSLAGIIFTLPRGAVQPANYATELTFFLYTCLLLGGMATVLGPVIGAMIFWVVLSLTQGLLYGAIEVGAITFLSNSQAGQLRYILVGVALMLLMVFRPQGVLGNKKELAFA
- a CDS encoding branched-chain amino acid ABC transporter permease, producing the protein MITLSTPARIRRSLLLVLGLLTIVLLGAPAAQASPEPPAPAQHVTVLQAQSAGTVQAAEFDNRIGGVLRGADGPIADVTVTATGNGFEGEATSGANGAWSIGVPEQGTYEVAIDEDTLPEGIALAEGQENPRQVTFANTSSATTLFLFGEGIVTQKTSFLETLAERALAGFSFGLLLALSAVGLSLIFGTTGLTNFAHGEMVTLGAVLAFAFAGAGLPIAVSIVLAVLGGGLLGYVQDAGLWKPLRRRGTGLVPMMIVSIGLALALRYIIQFFFGGATQQLPGSQSQIIDLGSVSISRNNLTSLIVSLVVILAVAFLLLRTRIGKATRAVADNPALAAASGIDVDRVIRIVWVVGGMLAALGGILWAYYRPGVSYNMGQQILLLIFAGVTLGGLGTVFGALVGSIIVGLFVEISTIWLEADLKYVGALLIMILVLLFRPQGILGRRERIG
- a CDS encoding Bax inhibitor-1/YccA family protein, with the translated sequence MALGGNPVFNGKNFRSATRGNETAGFGTMTYGGTAVANQQQLEHMYNQPSAGPAETGRMTFDDVIVKTLLCLGFVLVGAAIPAFLVPGLALPLMVVGALGGFVLGLVNSFKREPSPALILAYAGLEGLFLGGLTMFLESMYPGIAVQAVLGTLVVFGVTLALFKSGKVRATPRAMKFFMIALISYAAFSLLNLGLMVFGVNDDPWGLRGADFLGTGIPFGVVIGILAIGLAAFSLIIDFTSISEGVRQGAPQRYSWTAAFGLTVTLVWLYVEILRLLAILRGDD